AGGGTTACGGAAGCGTGGCAGAGAAGACCTTCAGGATTGGAAACATGGGCTACATGACCTTCGAGGACATAGAAGAGATGCTCGCCAACCTCCGCGAGGTCATAGAGAAACTCAGGAAGAAGTGAAATCAGGGCAGGGGCTTGAGCTCCCCGTTCTTCACTTTGTAAATTTTGTTTATCCCCTTTGTTCCCGTCCTCCAGTCCCTCTTGAGCTCCACAACGACATCGAACCTGTCGAAGGTCTCCCCGCCTATCCTGAGCCAGTGCCCCACCTCGCTTTTTATGTCATCGGCGAGGGCGAGCGAAGTCACTATGAAGGCGTAATGGCCCATCAGCTCGAGCAGGATTTTAGCCACGTCTACCGTGTGGAGCGTGTCGATGACAACGTAATCCGGGTTTATCTTCTTTATTTTGGCTATCACATCGGCGGTGCGGTTCTCAAGCGGCTGGCCCTCGAACTGGGTGTCTATGATAGCCAAGTTGGGCTTGAAGGGCTTGAACTCGCCGTAGGCAGTAATTACCGCCACCTTCCAGTCGTCCGGGACGTAGTGGAGGAGGGCCTCAACGAGCTTCGTCTTTCCGGAGCGGCTGGAACCGACGATGAGGACGTTCTTTTTGGCCAAAAGAGCCTCTTTAAGAACCTTAAGTTGCTCCTCCGTTGCGGAGCCGTAGCGGACGAGGTCCTCCGGCGTGAAGATGTAGACGCCCATGGCTTCCACCACGGGTATTCCGTTTCAGGAGTTATAACCCTGCCGCTTGGCCACTCCAAATTTGGCTGAATTCATGTCAATCCAAATCTAAAATCTGGAACTTTAGACAAAAATTTTGTCAAAATCTTGTCATTATTTGACAGGAATTCAAAATTTTTTGCACAAGGGTAATAAACCCAGAGCACCTTGACGAAAAGTTGGTGATTAACATGAACGCCCTCCAAATCGCGACCAGGACAATTGAACCGATAATGGATATCCAGACGAAAGCCATTGACTATATGACAAGACATCTGGTGAGCAGGGGCTTCAAGTGGCTCCTCCCCGTGATGCTGAGCCCGATAACCGACCCGCTGTGGCCGGATCCGGCGGGGGAAGCTTTGAAGCCTCCGGAGATAGAGGCCTATGGCTCAAGGCTCAGGCTAATGCACAGCATGATACTCCACAAGCAGATTGCAGTGGCCATGGGAATAGACAAGCTGTTCATCCTCTCCCCGAACATAAGGCTCGAAAGCAGGGAAGCAGACGACGGGAGGCATGCCTACGAGTTCACCCAGCTCGACTTTGAAATCGCCTACGCGAGCATGGAAGAGGTTATGAGTCTCATCGAGGAGCTAATAACGGGCCTCTTCCGCGAGCTTAAGCTTCTCGTACGGGAAACCTTTGAAAGGGAACTTCCGAGGGCAAGGAGGCCTTTCAGGCGCTTTACCCTCGAAGAGATCAGGGAAGCATTCGGAAGCGAGGAAGAAGCGAGCAGGGCTTTGGAAGAGCCCTTCTGGATAACGGACATTGAAAGGGAGTTCTACGACAGGGAAGACCCTGTGAGGCCCGGGCACTTCAGGAACTACGACCTCTACCTTCCCGAGGGCTACGGAGAGGTTTCAAGCGGTGGGGAAAGGGAGTGGGAGTACGGGAGAATAATCGCGAGGATACGCTCCTCGGGGTTGAGCGAAGAATCCTTCAGGCCCTACCTCGAGGTCGCAAAGGCCGGCCTCTTGAGGCCCAGCGCGGGAGCCGGGATAGGTGTGGAGCGCTTGGTCCGCTATATTGTGGGGGCAAGGCACATAGCAGAGGTTCAGCCCTTCCCGAGGATTCCGGGCCTTCCGGCGGTTATCTGATTTCGGCCTTTAACACGTTCATGCAAATTGATTTAAACGTATTCTCCAAACTTTTTTGGCGATGCCAATGAGGAGAAACCTGTTCCCGGCGCTGAGAAAGTTCAGGGCCTATCTGAACACAGCCAGCCTCGGCCTTATGCCAGCAAGCGCCCTCCAGAGGGCCAACGAGCTCCTGATAGAGGCCATAAACTTTGAAGGCGAGGTTAATTCGGTGGACTACATGAACCAGGTCTTCCTCGAGCCGGCGCTCAGGGAAGCCGCAAAACTAATGGGGGTTCACGTTGAAAACGTGGGCCTCTCAATCCAGACAACAGAGGGGCTCAGGAGACTCCTCCTCTCTATGGAGCCGCGGAAGGGACAGAACGTGGTCTCCCTCGACACCGAGTTCCCCACGATACCGGCGCTCCTGAAGAGCTACTCCGGGAGGTTCGGCTTGGAGCTCAGGGTGGTCAGGAACGAAAACGGCCTCCACCCCCTGGAGACCATCGAAAGGGCCATAGACGACAACACCCTCGCCGTAGTCCTCAGCAGCGTCAACTGGGTAACCGGTGAGAGGATCAACCTGCGGGAGCTCTCCAGGGCCGTTCACGAACACGGGGCGTGGCTTATCGTTGACGCCGTCCAGCACCTCGGCTCCCTGAGGCTTTACCCTGAGAAGGAAGGGGTTGACGCCCTCGCAGCGGGGGGAGAAAAGTGGCTCCTGAGCCCGGACACCGGGGCGGGACTGATCTACGCCTCTGACGAGTTCTTAGAGGAGGCAAAGCCCATAACCGGCCTTCTCAACATGGAGCCCCCAACAGAAAACTGGGGGAGCTGGTGGGGGTTACCGGACAAGGACCCCTGGGGCAGGCTAAAGGTTTCCAGGGGAGTTAAGAAGCTTGATTTCGGTGGCGGGCCGCCTTATATTATCGCCGCAGCCTTCAGGGCCTCCCTGGAGCTGATAAACGAGGTGGGAATTGAGGAGATAGAGCGCCATAACCTGAGGCTCGCTGAGATGGTAATAGAGAGGGCCCTGAGCGCGGGACTCGGTGTTTTTGGCGGAGACTCCGCGATAGTGACAGTAAAGACCGGCATGGGCTATGAAGGGGAGGAAGAAGTATACAGAAGGCTCTCCGGGAGGGGAATCGCTGTCAGCCACCGCGGCGTTTTAGGCCACCACGGGATAAGGGTCTCGCCTCACCTCTACAACACAGTGGAGGACGTTGAACTATTCCTGGAAGAGCTGCTCAGGGCCATGGGGGCCGGCTAAGGGGCAGGGGGCATCTGCATTTTCTCGCCCGGCCTTTCCTCGAAACCCTTATATTCATCGCCTCAAAATTTAGTTAAGGTGAGAACGGTGGACGCGAGCGTTCACAGATTGATCGAGGGCATCAAGCCCGGTGAGACTGCCCTTCTCGAGTACCTGCCCTCCTACATCCCGGAGTTCACGCTCCTGAAGCTCATGGAATACTCGGAGGAGAAGAAAATCCCCCTCATAATCGACGACAACTTTGATACCCTCCCCGTCATAGCGGCCCACATAGAAAACTTAGGAATCAAAGTGGACTTCAGCGGGGTCTACGTCATAAAGACAGAGGGCAGGATAGATGTGGGCAACGTTGTTGCGAGGGTCCCCTTCCATCCTGACCTCCGGGTTTACATAAAAAATTACGAGAACGAGGCTGGCAAGGTCTTCGAAGGGTTCAGTGATTCCATGAACCTGGTCCTCGGCCTTGAAAACTTCCTCAAACCCCTCTCAAGTCCCTCGGATATTTACCTGACCATTTGGGTCCTTCAGAGATTCCTCGGGAACACAAGGAGGAGGGCATTCTACCTGCTCAACAGGAAAATACTGGAGTCCATCAGCCCCGTTGTCTACAGCGAGGTCAGAAGGGTGGCCAGCACGGTTGTCGAGATGGTTCCATATCCTACGGGTGCAATACTCCGCTTTGTCAAGAGCCCCAACGTGGACCTACTCGGGGAGGAGCTAAAAGTAGACATAGGTGGTGAGCTATGAGCCTTTCCGAGCTCTTTGGCCTTCTCGAAGGAATGAAGTTCGGCAGCACCGTCATCGTGGAAAACCGCGCTCCCGTGGGTGGGGAGGCATTCCTGGCAGTCCTCCTCAGGCACGCCCGGGAGAGGGAGATTCCAGTCCTTGTTGAGGACATCCTCGACGCGTTCCCCCTTTACATCAAGCATCTTAACATGATGGGCATAAACCCCGACCTCTCAGGCGTCAGGGTTCTCAAGGTGGGCGGAAAGGAAACCGCTGGAAACGTGGTCAAAAGGGGACACTTTGATATGGATCCCAACGTGTATGTAAAACACTATGAGGAGCTCTTCTCCTCGGCGGCCCCTGAGGGGGAGTTCATAGATATTGTACTTGGCTTCGACAGGCTCCTCGTCTTCCAGGACAGCCCGCGGGGAACTGAAACCCTCATGCAGGCCATGAAGTCCTTCATCACAAACAGGAAAAGAACCGCGTTCTACATACTGGAGTCCACGATAATGGAGAACCTCAGAACGGGACCCCTTCCAGTTCTCGAAGATTTAGCGACCTCTGTGCTGGAACTGAAACAGGAAGGGCGGACGCTGGAAGTGAACATCCGCAAGGATCCCTCGATGGTTAAAACGAACGTGAGTATCATAAAGCTCGATCTAAGGGAAGTTTTCCCGGGGAGCGAAACAACCCGGTGAGATCGATGGGGCTCCTGGATAGAGTATTCAGAAGAGCCAAAGACGAAAATCCCCTGGAGATAGTCTCCATAAAGCCAGTGGGAAAGTTCAGAGTAGAGAAAAGCCTAACCGTTTGGGGGAGGCAAGTTCTCATCGGTGAGGTTCTTGAGGGGGTTATTTACCCCGCTTACAAGGTCAAAGCAGGTAAAAGCGTTGCCCTCATCTACCGCATCGAGAGGGAGCACAGGGAGGTCGAGTTTGCCGCTCCGGGGGACAGGGTGGCGCTCATTCTCGAAGGAGAGGTAAAAGTGAGAGAAAACGACGAAATCGAGGTTTACCAGTCGTGAGGTGGTCGCATGATAATCTGGGACGACCACTTCCACGTTGACCCCTACCACGGGCTCTTCCTTGAGGCCGTGAAGGA
This is a stretch of genomic DNA from Thermococcus zilligii AN1. It encodes these proteins:
- a CDS encoding ATP-binding protein, which produces MGVYIFTPEDLVRYGSATEEQLKVLKEALLAKKNVLIVGSSRSGKTKLVEALLHYVPDDWKVAVITAYGEFKPFKPNLAIIDTQFEGQPLENRTADVIAKIKKINPDYVVIDTLHTVDVAKILLELMGHYAFIVTSLALADDIKSEVGHWLRIGGETFDRFDVVVELKRDWRTGTKGINKIYKVKNGELKPLP
- a CDS encoding asparagine synthetase A yields the protein MVINMNALQIATRTIEPIMDIQTKAIDYMTRHLVSRGFKWLLPVMLSPITDPLWPDPAGEALKPPEIEAYGSRLRLMHSMILHKQIAVAMGIDKLFILSPNIRLESREADDGRHAYEFTQLDFEIAYASMEEVMSLIEELITGLFRELKLLVRETFERELPRARRPFRRFTLEEIREAFGSEEEASRALEEPFWITDIEREFYDREDPVRPGHFRNYDLYLPEGYGEVSSGGEREWEYGRIIARIRSSGLSEESFRPYLEVAKAGLLRPSAGAGIGVERLVRYIVGARHIAEVQPFPRIPGLPAVI
- a CDS encoding aminotransferase class V-fold PLP-dependent enzyme, encoding MRRNLFPALRKFRAYLNTASLGLMPASALQRANELLIEAINFEGEVNSVDYMNQVFLEPALREAAKLMGVHVENVGLSIQTTEGLRRLLLSMEPRKGQNVVSLDTEFPTIPALLKSYSGRFGLELRVVRNENGLHPLETIERAIDDNTLAVVLSSVNWVTGERINLRELSRAVHEHGAWLIVDAVQHLGSLRLYPEKEGVDALAAGGEKWLLSPDTGAGLIYASDEFLEEAKPITGLLNMEPPTENWGSWWGLPDKDPWGRLKVSRGVKKLDFGGGPPYIIAAAFRASLELINEVGIEEIERHNLRLAEMVIERALSAGLGVFGGDSAIVTVKTGMGYEGEEEVYRRLSGRGIAVSHRGVLGHHGIRVSPHLYNTVEDVELFLEELLRAMGAG
- a CDS encoding DUF257 family protein; translated protein: MRTVDASVHRLIEGIKPGETALLEYLPSYIPEFTLLKLMEYSEEKKIPLIIDDNFDTLPVIAAHIENLGIKVDFSGVYVIKTEGRIDVGNVVARVPFHPDLRVYIKNYENEAGKVFEGFSDSMNLVLGLENFLKPLSSPSDIYLTIWVLQRFLGNTRRRAFYLLNRKILESISPVVYSEVRRVASTVVEMVPYPTGAILRFVKSPNVDLLGEELKVDIGGEL
- a CDS encoding DUF257 family protein, which codes for MSLSELFGLLEGMKFGSTVIVENRAPVGGEAFLAVLLRHAREREIPVLVEDILDAFPLYIKHLNMMGINPDLSGVRVLKVGGKETAGNVVKRGHFDMDPNVYVKHYEELFSSAAPEGEFIDIVLGFDRLLVFQDSPRGTETLMQAMKSFITNRKRTAFYILESTIMENLRTGPLPVLEDLATSVLELKQEGRTLEVNIRKDPSMVKTNVSIIKLDLREVFPGSETTR
- the pbp11 gene encoding tRNA-binding protein Pbp11, which translates into the protein MGLLDRVFRRAKDENPLEIVSIKPVGKFRVEKSLTVWGRQVLIGEVLEGVIYPAYKVKAGKSVALIYRIEREHREVEFAAPGDRVALILEGEVKVRENDEIEVYQS